The Leucoraja erinacea ecotype New England chromosome 19, Leri_hhj_1, whole genome shotgun sequence genome has a segment encoding these proteins:
- the LOC129706149 gene encoding peroxisome proliferator-activated receptor alpha-like isoform X3, translated as MVDTQINSDPLSLLENDSRSPLAGELVQEMEEVQDISQSIGDNSSETFSADENLTSGNGPGSNETVQDTISPASSPSSVILPTTPLTQDDASTSGLCIECRVCGDKASGFHYGVHACEGCKGFFRRTIRLKLDYDQCERNCKIQKKNRNKCQCCRFQKCLSVGMSHNAIRFGRMPQSEKEKLKAEILTLEQDVQNSQMADLVSLAKHMYEAYLKNFNMNKTKARAILTGKANMPPFVIHDMETLCLAEENLVSKQAVNGIQNKEAEVRIFHRCQCTSVETVRELTEFAKSIPEFVNLDLNDQVTLLKYGVYEAMFAMLASIMNKDGLLVAYGNGFMTREFLKSLRRPFNEIMEPKFEFAMKFNALELDDSDLALFVAAIILSGGIHLPSSNNIN; from the exons ATGGTAGACACACAGATCAACTCTGATCCATTATCACTACTTGAAAATGACTCTAGGAGTCCCTTGGCTGGAGAAttggtgcaggaaatggaggaagtACAGGACATTTCACAGTCTATAGGGGACAACAGTTCAGAGACGTTCAGTGCTGATGAGAACCTTACTTCAGGAAATGGTCCTGGATCAAATGAAACTGTGCAAG ATACAATTTCTCCAGCATCAAGTCCATCATCAGTAATCTTACCTACTACTCCATTGACCCAAGATGATGCTTCCACATCTGGCCTATGCATTGAATGTCGAGTGTGTGGAGACAAGGCTTCTGGCTTCCATTATGGCGTCCATGCCTGTGAAGGCTGTAAG GGCTTTTTTCGGCGAACCATACGATTGAAACTGGACTACGATCAGTGTGAACGTAATTGTAAGATTCAAAAAAAGAACCGGAACAAATGCCAGTGCTGTCGTTTTCAGAAGTGCCTTTCTGTTGGAATGTCACATAATG CTATTCGTTTTGGTCGAATGCCACAATCTGAGAAGGAGAAATTAAAAGCTGAGATTCTAACACTAGAGCAAGATGTACAGAATTCACAGATGGCTGATCTTGTATCTCTTGCCAAACATATGTATGAGGCTTACCTAAAGAATTTTAACATGAATAAGACCAAAGCCAGAGCCATTTTGACAGGAAAAGCTAACATGCCG CCTTTTGTCATTCATGACATGGAGACGTTGTGCCTAGCAGAAGAGAATTTGGTATCAAAGCAAGCAGTAAATGGCATCCAGAACAAAGAAGCTGAAGTTAGAATCTTTCATCGCTGTCAGTGCACATCAGTGGAAACAGTAAGAGAACTGACGGAATTTGCAAAAAGTATCCCTGAATTTGTAAACCTTGATCTCAATGATCAAGTGACCCTATTAAAATATGGAGTTTATGAGGCCATGTTTGCCATGTTGGCATCCATTATGAACAAAGATGGACTGCTGGTGGCCTATGGAAATGGTTTTATGACTCGAGAATTTTTGAAAAGCTTGCGGAGGCCCTTTAATGAAATAATGGAGCCCAAGTTTGAATTTGCCATGAAATTCAATGCATTAGAGCTGGATGACAGTGACTTGGCTCTCTTTGTGGCTGCCATCATTCTCTCTGGAG GAATTCACCTTCCATCCTCTAACAATATAAACTGA
- the LOC129706149 gene encoding peroxisome proliferator-activated receptor alpha-like isoform X2, producing the protein MVDTQINSDPLSLLENDSRSPLAGELVQEMEEVQDISQSIGDNSSETFSADENLTSGNGPGSNETVQDTISPASSPSSVILPTTPLTQDDASTSGLCIECRVCGDKASGFHYGVHACEGCKGFFRRTIRLKLDYDQCERNCKIQKKNRNKCQCCRFQKCLSVGMSHNAIRFGRMPQSEKEKLKAEILTLEQDVQNSQMADLVSLAKHMYEAYLKNFNMNKTKARAILTGKANMPPFVIHDMETLCLAEENLVSKQAVNGIQNKEAEVRIFHRCQCTSVETVRELTEFAKSIPEFVNLDLNDQVTLLKYGVYEAMFAMLASIMNKDGLLVAYGNGFMTREFLKSLRRPFNEIMEPKFEFAMKFNALELDDSDLALFVAAIILSGVSLHDQSFLLKLSYRDCTEHFIVLQAQQLRTC; encoded by the exons ATGGTAGACACACAGATCAACTCTGATCCATTATCACTACTTGAAAATGACTCTAGGAGTCCCTTGGCTGGAGAAttggtgcaggaaatggaggaagtACAGGACATTTCACAGTCTATAGGGGACAACAGTTCAGAGACGTTCAGTGCTGATGAGAACCTTACTTCAGGAAATGGTCCTGGATCAAATGAAACTGTGCAAG ATACAATTTCTCCAGCATCAAGTCCATCATCAGTAATCTTACCTACTACTCCATTGACCCAAGATGATGCTTCCACATCTGGCCTATGCATTGAATGTCGAGTGTGTGGAGACAAGGCTTCTGGCTTCCATTATGGCGTCCATGCCTGTGAAGGCTGTAAG GGCTTTTTTCGGCGAACCATACGATTGAAACTGGACTACGATCAGTGTGAACGTAATTGTAAGATTCAAAAAAAGAACCGGAACAAATGCCAGTGCTGTCGTTTTCAGAAGTGCCTTTCTGTTGGAATGTCACATAATG CTATTCGTTTTGGTCGAATGCCACAATCTGAGAAGGAGAAATTAAAAGCTGAGATTCTAACACTAGAGCAAGATGTACAGAATTCACAGATGGCTGATCTTGTATCTCTTGCCAAACATATGTATGAGGCTTACCTAAAGAATTTTAACATGAATAAGACCAAAGCCAGAGCCATTTTGACAGGAAAAGCTAACATGCCG CCTTTTGTCATTCATGACATGGAGACGTTGTGCCTAGCAGAAGAGAATTTGGTATCAAAGCAAGCAGTAAATGGCATCCAGAACAAAGAAGCTGAAGTTAGAATCTTTCATCGCTGTCAGTGCACATCAGTGGAAACAGTAAGAGAACTGACGGAATTTGCAAAAAGTATCCCTGAATTTGTAAACCTTGATCTCAATGATCAAGTGACCCTATTAAAATATGGAGTTTATGAGGCCATGTTTGCCATGTTGGCATCCATTATGAACAAAGATGGACTGCTGGTGGCCTATGGAAATGGTTTTATGACTCGAGAATTTTTGAAAAGCTTGCGGAGGCCCTTTAATGAAATAATGGAGCCCAAGTTTGAATTTGCCATGAAATTCAATGCATTAGAGCTGGATGACAGTGACTTGGCTCTCTTTGTGGCTGCCATCATTCTCTCTGGAG tctctcttcatgATCAATCCTTCCTCCTGAAATTATCCTATCGAGACTGCACTGAACATTTTATTGTCTTACAAGCCCAGCAACTGAGAACATGTTGA